The sequence AAAGGTGACACCATCAGCCTTGATCGTTATGGCATCTCCTTTACCCCCGCCCTCAATTTCAGGATAATTTAAGCCCATGAGCTTTACCCTCTTATCGATGAGAAGTGGGCCCTGATAAACACCGGGATGGACAGTGATTTCATCCCCAGGGGCAGCCTTTGCTATGGCTTCGGTTATCGAGCTAATCGGACCGGTCGGGCTTACCTCAATAGTTTGAGCTTGAACCGGCTTAGCCCAAAGTACCAGTAAAAGAAGAACCCCAACTATCCAGCCATTATATTTGCCTTGGAATCCCTCTCTTTGTTTTCCCATCCCCTAAACCTCCAAAGCGCAATCATCATGCAAAAAATACTTAAACCTAAAAAGTAACCACCTATACCAAAGCCTGTATGGGTCACGAAATTCGCTACGTCATTACTCCCGATCATTGGAGGCACGAAAGGATCGATTCTAATTGGAGCTTGAGGATCTAATTCCGTTCCATAGCGGTGTAACCAGTACCAAAGATCATAAATTCCCAGCCCTCCCCCGATTAAAAGCAGTACTAAAGTGCTTAGTCCAAACCACACTTTTCTAAGCAAAGCGGCTAAAAAAGCCAACCCCGCTAAGCCAAAGGCTATATAGGACATATACTGAATTTCCGGAAAATCAGATTCCACAATTTCCTTCATGCCAATGTAATGGTTCAAGTTATTAATGATATCGATGCGGCCGCCGATTTTATCCATGTAAACAATCATTGCTAAGCCCTCAGGATACTGGGGTGCATCCAACTTCATATACCACAAAGGAAAGTAAGTACTCGCGATCAGACAAATACCTGCCAATACAAGCAAAATCCTTCCGGGCAGACTTAACTTACCTTGCAAAAACTTCATCTTATACCCTCCTTGAGTTACCTCCGGGGAATTACCTTAAATAGCTTCGGAGGAGCACAGACCTTTATTGGTAACTCCCCATAATAGGTCCGTACTCCTGAATTGGAATCAGGGTTCAAATTTAGGATTTTGGTTTAACTAAGAGATACCCTTGCATTTCCTGATGCAAGGCTGAGCAGAAGTTCGTACAGTAGTACGGATAGACCCCAGCTTTATCCGCCACAAATTCCAGCTTCTGCGTCTGACCGGGTTGGGCTTCGCAGTTAATGTCGTAGAACATGATCCCAAAGCCATGGGTAATGTCCTCATCGAAGTCCGTGTTCGTGAGATACCAGGTAACATGGTCCCCTTCATTGATTTCAACAGTATCCGGGTAGTAGCGGCTCCGGAAGCCCATCATATAAACCGTGACATTATTGCCGTCACGGACAACCCGGGCATCTTCCTTCGCATAGACAGCTCCTTCTATTGTCTCATCTTTAGGATAGACTTCGAAGGTTTTGATTTTATCCGCTTTAATCATTTGGGCAAAGTGTGGTTCCGGATCCACCGGGCTATCGTAGAGAACTTTCATCTTAGAACTCGTAAGGTCAATTAACTGCATACTTTCTGGGTGAGAAGGCCCTACAGACAGGTATTTATCTTTAGCCAGCTTATTCAAGGATACCAGGTACTTCCCATCAGGGTTTACTGTATCTCCCTCTGCTGCAGTTAAGTGTCCGGGACAATAATGTACTTGGGTTTTATCACTTACTTTAAAATCACTTAAACTCCATTTGGCGACGGCACTTTCGACGAACAAACTTGTGTACGCATTCCCTTGGTCGTCAAATTGAGTATGCAAAGGTCCTAAGCCAACTTCTACTTCCGCGACCCGTGTCTTTTCATAGTTCACAATCGGGAAGCCCCTTTCTTCCCCTTGAAAATCCTTATTGTTTACACACTCCATGAACTTTTCGAAACTAAAAACAGTGACTGTGGGAGAAAGTTTACCATTTCCGACGAAATACTTGCCGTCAGGGGTTACATCCACTCCATGAGGACTTTTTGCACAAGGAACCAGGTAGACCGAACCGGGAACATCGTTGGGATCAATGACTTTCGCCCCACCGATATCTTTAACTTTACCGTCTTTAGCTGCTTGTTCAAGCATCTTCCAATTGATCGCCACGATATAGTCCCGTTCTCTTTGGGAGGATTCAACTTCTAAAAGGTGGTACGCTTCTTCAGTATTATACGTCGTAAGGAAACACCAGCCATCACTGACACCCTTACCGGCATCGGAAAGGTCGTAAGACCATGGAGGAAGCAGCAATTCCCACCCGACACTCATGTTGCCATCTTTGGGATCAACGGCTATAGCAGCCATAACTCCTTTATAATCCTCTTTGAAGTTATCAATATCTGAGTAAGTACCATAAGGAATCGGCCCGGCAAAACGCGAAGCCATCATAAAATACTCCGAATTTGGAGTGAGAAAAACCGAACCATGAGGACCATAGATGTTAGGCACCGGCCCAAGTATCTGTTGAGTTGTAAATGAATCTAAATTCACGCGGGCGACCCGACTGTTAGCGTTATCATTGATGAAAAGCCACCGTCCATCATAATCACCCTTAGTTTCGCTGAGTGCAGGATGGTGGGCATCCCCCCAATCAAAATCCCCCAGCATTTCTTTGGTATCTGTAGTCCAGCCATAACCAACGGCGGACTCCTTGTTAAAGACCGGAATTGAACGAATACGTCTCATGGATGGCACCCCAAACACAAACAGTTGGCCAGAGTGTCCGCCCGATGCAAAAAGATAATATTCATCCAGTTGACCGGGGGGAACATAGGTTTTTAGGGCTGCATCGACGACATCCTCTGACACTCCCTCTTTAGAAGCCTTCAGCCCCCCTGCAGCTTCAGGGTTTATTTGA comes from Desulfosporosinus meridiei DSM 13257 and encodes:
- the nosZ gene encoding Sec-dependent nitrous-oxide reductase; protein product: MHKGRLKTLFTAVAGLFAGLLLAYSILSQINPEAAGGLKASKEGVSEDVVDAALKTYVPPGQLDEYYLFASGGHSGQLFVFGVPSMRRIRSIPVFNKESAVGYGWTTDTKEMLGDFDWGDAHHPALSETKGDYDGRWLFINDNANSRVARVNLDSFTTQQILGPVPNIYGPHGSVFLTPNSEYFMMASRFAGPIPYGTYSDIDNFKEDYKGVMAAIAVDPKDGNMSVGWELLLPPWSYDLSDAGKGVSDGWCFLTTYNTEEAYHLLEVESSQRERDYIVAINWKMLEQAAKDGKVKDIGGAKVIDPNDVPGSVYLVPCAKSPHGVDVTPDGKYFVGNGKLSPTVTVFSFEKFMECVNNKDFQGEERGFPIVNYEKTRVAEVEVGLGPLHTQFDDQGNAYTSLFVESAVAKWSLSDFKVSDKTQVHYCPGHLTAAEGDTVNPDGKYLVSLNKLAKDKYLSVGPSHPESMQLIDLTSSKMKVLYDSPVDPEPHFAQMIKADKIKTFEVYPKDETIEGAVYAKEDARVVRDGNNVTVYMMGFRSRYYPDTVEINEGDHVTWYLTNTDFDEDITHGFGIMFYDINCEAQPGQTQKLEFVADKAGVYPYYCTNFCSALHQEMQGYLLVKPKS